Within the Gloeobacter kilaueensis JS1 genome, the region CCCAGCCCTGCTTTTGAGCGTAATCTGAAAGCGCCCTCCCGGAGCAGTTACTCTTTCCTCAGAGCGCCTCGGGGGGGTTGCTCATCCGGTCGGCACCAAAAAATCGATCAATAGCGCATTGACCTGGCCCGGATCTTCCTGCTGGACCCAGTGGCTGCAGTCCCTCAGCAGCACTCGCTTTGGGCCGCTGACAAAAAAACGCTCAAGCTTCTCGCTGAGGCGGGTTTCAAGGGCAAAGTCGCGGCTGCCCCAGATTACGAGCGCTGGAGCAGCGAGTAACTGCTCGTAGGATGTTCCAGCCGGTTGCAACAGCTCGCGGTAATAGCGAAGCGCCGCGCTCAGGGCACCGGGCACGGCGAGTGCCTGCCGATAAACTTGAATATCTGCGTCGCTGAAGCTGCCGGGCCGCACCTCGGGATGACGAAAAAGCTGCTCCAACACTTCGTAGTCGTTGTGGGCGATGAGTTGCTCCGGCAACCAGGGCAGCTGAAAGAAAAAGATATAGAGACTTTTGAATAGTTGCAGGGGGTTGGAGCGCAGTTCCTCGACAAAGCGTACCGGGT harbors:
- a CDS encoding alpha/beta fold hydrolase, with translation MEQTHVEANGIRFHCVQQGLPGAPLVLLLHGFPEFWYAWRYQIPVLAEHFWVVAPDLRGYNLSDKPAGGYDLATLSADIRALIAAFGYSKAHVVGHDWGGLIAWEFAYRYPDALDRLVVLNAPHPVRFVEELRSNPLQLFKSLYIFFFQLPWLPEQLIAHNDYEVLEQLFRHPEVRPGSFSDADIQVYRQALAVPGALSAALRYYRELLQPAGTSYEQLLAAPALVIWGSRDFALETRLSEKLERFFVSGPKRVLLRDCSHWVQQEDPGQVNALLIDFLVPTG